In Mycobacterium sp. Aquia_213, the sequence TATGCCGGCGATACGATGATCGGCCGGGGCCGGGCGGTGGCCAAGCGACGGGACACCTCGGTGGACCCACCGCGCTGCCTGGTCGATATCACGATCGAAGTGACCAATCAGCATGGCGTCCTGTGCTGCCCGGTCGAGCTCACCCTGCAGTTGCACGGTGGATGACGGCGTAGCCGAACTGCATCTGGCCGTGTGTCGACGGTTCGGCCAGGCGGTCGCGTCGGCCGATGGCAAGTGGGATCGTCGCAGCCCGTGCGAGGCTTGGGACGCCCGGGCGGTGCTCGAGCACGTTATCGGCTTCCACGACGTACTTCTGTTGCGGCCGTTGGGATTAAAGCCCCATCGGCCCGACGATCCGCAAGCGCGGTGGCAACTGACCTATGCGTCGCTGACAGCGGCTCTTGAATCCGGCAGCGCGGCAGAACTGGATGCGTATCGGCTGATGCCGAACCTGACCCGCGACGTCCTGGTCCACTGCTGGGATCTCGCTCGCGCGGTCGGGGCCGACGATCGCTTGGATGCCCGGTGGTGCGAGCTCTGCTATGCCGGACTCCCGGTGGATCCCCGCGAATTGGCCGCGTCGGGAATGTTCGGTGCTCCCGTCGCGCCGAGCAGCGACAGTGATGTGCAGGCCAAACTCCTTGCGCGCCTTGGTCGTGATCCCGCATGGCAGCCGGAGCGCACTAGCTCATAGCGGCGGCATCTGCCCCTTGGCGATCACCGTCTGCAGCTCGACATATTCGTCGAGGCCTTCCGGCCCGAACTCGCGGCCGATGCCCGAGTGCTTGAAACCGCCGAACGGACTGCCGATGTCGAGTGTGTACATGTTGATGCCGTACGTGCCCGCGCGCACACTGGCTGCGACGTCCAGGCCGTGGGCGATGTCCGACGTCCACACCGAACCGGCCAGACCATAGTTGCTCTCGTTGGCGATGCGGACCGCGTCGGATTCGTCGCGATAGCGCAGCACCGTCAACACCGGGCCGAAAATCTCCTCGCGGGCGATGCGCATGTCGTTGGTCGCATCGACGAAAAGCGTTGGCCGCACGTACCAGCCG encodes:
- a CDS encoding maleylpyruvate isomerase family mycothiol-dependent enzyme, which encodes MDDGVAELHLAVCRRFGQAVASADGKWDRRSPCEAWDARAVLEHVIGFHDVLLLRPLGLKPHRPDDPQARWQLTYASLTAALESGSAAELDAYRLMPNLTRDVLVHCWDLARAVGADDRLDARWCELCYAGLPVDPRELAASGMFGAPVAPSSDSDVQAKLLARLGRDPAWQPERTSS